One Novipirellula aureliae DNA window includes the following coding sequences:
- a CDS encoding S1C family serine protease: MTSTRFPIAALRLAGVAIFGCLCCPAILAAKDGPLTLNPRLAEAEQQRIDAIARAVPSTVCVFVPGGGGGGSGVLISPDGFALTNFHVTSPAGSFMRCGLSDGNIYDAVIVGIDPVGDLALIKLLGRDDFPYATMADSRLASAGDWVMVIGNPFLLASNLQPTVTWGILSGVGRYQYPSGTLLEYADCLQTDASVNPGNSGGPIYNAEGELLGIVGRCSFEKRGRVNVGVGYAISINQAKNFIGYLHSGRIVDHATLGATVASDSDGGVRVSNILESSDAYRRGLTYSAEILEVDGRVVHTANELQNVLATLPAGWRVKLVYRNQGETVHTLVRLRSVHRQDELLTKMAGAMPPPPPLKKPPKEEEGGSDEPDGEKKATPRLAPNGDASNPIPPAVASLYEAKRGFANYAFNEIQQERFITRLRKQFPAKEDSDTIAWNIRGKTDDGRDVAISVTTDKLAIVVGDVAVEPKTKADLYDNVDAQNFAGILPALAAWQRMLIDGPKKFGETIYLGTMPLAGERPLRDCMVANDGELEVRFLSHPESELVEAIEVFADRDEDPAELWITRPVDDPNAIPITLDLRYGIESVLRIHVDSWENNGEANNEKESVDE, translated from the coding sequence ATGACATCAACAAGGTTTCCGATCGCAGCGTTGCGATTAGCGGGAGTCGCGATTTTCGGCTGCCTTTGCTGCCCTGCGATATTGGCCGCAAAGGACGGGCCGTTGACCCTAAATCCGAGGTTGGCGGAGGCGGAACAGCAACGGATTGATGCGATCGCTCGCGCAGTGCCGTCAACCGTATGCGTCTTTGTTCCTGGCGGCGGAGGTGGTGGCAGCGGGGTGCTGATCTCGCCCGACGGGTTTGCTCTGACCAACTTTCATGTCACCTCACCAGCGGGCTCCTTTATGCGGTGTGGACTAAGCGACGGCAACATTTACGACGCGGTGATCGTGGGAATTGATCCCGTCGGTGATCTTGCATTGATCAAACTACTCGGGCGAGACGATTTTCCCTACGCAACGATGGCCGACAGTCGATTGGCGTCCGCAGGTGATTGGGTGATGGTGATCGGAAACCCGTTCTTATTGGCTTCCAACTTGCAACCCACCGTGACATGGGGAATTTTGAGCGGCGTTGGACGCTACCAATACCCTTCGGGAACACTACTTGAATATGCGGATTGTTTACAAACCGATGCGTCAGTCAACCCTGGCAATTCAGGTGGCCCGATCTACAACGCCGAGGGAGAATTGCTCGGCATTGTCGGCCGGTGCTCGTTCGAGAAACGCGGCCGCGTCAATGTTGGTGTCGGCTATGCGATCAGTATCAACCAAGCCAAGAATTTCATCGGCTACCTGCACAGTGGGCGGATCGTCGATCACGCCACGCTCGGAGCGACCGTCGCGAGCGATTCCGATGGCGGCGTCCGTGTGTCGAACATTCTGGAATCGAGTGACGCCTACCGTCGCGGTTTAACCTATTCGGCTGAGATTTTGGAAGTCGATGGGCGTGTCGTTCATACTGCCAACGAGTTGCAAAATGTCTTAGCGACGTTGCCAGCCGGGTGGCGAGTGAAGTTGGTTTATCGCAACCAAGGTGAAACGGTCCATACACTCGTGCGGCTGCGAAGTGTCCATCGCCAAGACGAACTGCTCACCAAAATGGCGGGTGCAATGCCTCCGCCACCCCCCCTGAAAAAGCCACCGAAAGAAGAGGAAGGCGGCAGCGATGAACCCGACGGGGAAAAAAAAGCGACTCCCCGATTGGCTCCGAATGGCGATGCGTCCAATCCAATCCCCCCAGCCGTTGCATCCCTTTATGAAGCGAAACGAGGTTTTGCCAACTACGCGTTCAATGAAATTCAGCAAGAGCGTTTTATCACCCGTTTGCGAAAACAGTTTCCTGCAAAAGAGGACTCCGACACGATCGCTTGGAATATTCGCGGAAAAACAGACGACGGGCGTGATGTTGCAATCTCTGTCACCACCGATAAGTTGGCGATCGTGGTTGGCGATGTTGCGGTGGAACCCAAGACGAAGGCCGATTTGTATGATAACGTTGACGCTCAAAACTTTGCCGGCATTTTGCCAGCACTTGCCGCTTGGCAGCGAATGCTTATTGATGGCCCCAAAAAGTTTGGTGAAACGATCTATCTAGGCACGATGCCGCTGGCGGGCGAGAGACCGCTTCGGGATTGTATGGTTGCCAACGACGGTGAACTTGAAGTTCGCTTTTTGTCGCATCCCGAGAGTGAACTTGTCGAAGCAATCGAAGTTTTCGCTGACCGAGACGAAGATCCGGCGGAGCTTTGGATCACACGGCCTGTTGACGATCCCAACGCTATACCCATCACGCTCGACCTGCGTTATGGAATCGAGTCGGTACTTCGGATCCACGTCGATTCGTGGGAAAACAACGGCGAAGCGAATAACGAAAAGGAATCCGTCGATGAATAA
- a CDS encoding peptidylprolyl isomerase, which yields MARSQDNANDVVAVVNADPITRKTLTEETLRRYGTEVLENMVNRHLILQACQSQGIEVTATEVREEIARIASKFGLAMPAYLQLLQEERNIAPDQYSREIIWPMLALRRLVDDQVKVTQEEMDRAFIAQFGEAVKCRLIMVASRADADRLHQQATKNPSQFAQLAKQYSEDPASASVGGLIPPIRRYSGDSRLEEAAFALADDAVSPVMQLGDQWIILQAVRRIGETIPSPQALPAIREQISDRIRDQKMKGAATELFARLQADAQVKTILGDAEKMNQYPGVAAIVNGQEVTIASVGAECVKRHGEEVLDGEINRKLLTQALRKANKQVTDADLQAEIERAALSFGYIRKDHQPDVQAWMESITADGKTTTELYIRDAVWPSVAMKKLVEESVTLSEEDLQQGFESAYGPRVEILAIVLSDQRTAQKVWEMARDNPTDHFFGELAQQYSVEPVSSSNMGKVPPIRKHSGQPAIEREAFAMKPGDLSGIVVTGDKYIVMRCQGYTTPIVQKMEDVRAELVRDLTETKTNVAMNIKFEELQNSAEIDNFFVAAKEIPKMAKQSATTTH from the coding sequence GTGGCCCGTAGTCAAGACAATGCCAACGACGTGGTTGCCGTTGTGAATGCTGACCCCATCACGCGGAAAACGTTGACCGAAGAAACGCTTCGCCGTTACGGTACCGAAGTGCTTGAGAACATGGTCAATCGACATTTGATTTTGCAGGCTTGTCAGTCGCAGGGCATTGAAGTGACCGCGACCGAAGTCCGTGAAGAGATCGCTCGTATCGCATCAAAATTTGGTTTGGCGATGCCCGCGTATCTGCAGCTTTTGCAAGAAGAGCGTAATATCGCGCCCGATCAATATAGCCGCGAAATCATATGGCCCATGTTGGCTCTCCGCCGTTTGGTCGATGACCAAGTGAAAGTGACTCAGGAAGAAATGGATCGTGCCTTCATCGCTCAGTTTGGTGAGGCGGTCAAATGTCGGTTGATTATGGTAGCGTCCCGAGCGGACGCGGACCGATTGCATCAACAAGCGACCAAAAATCCCAGTCAATTTGCTCAGTTGGCAAAACAATATAGTGAGGATCCTGCAAGTGCTAGCGTTGGAGGCTTGATCCCACCGATTCGCCGCTACAGCGGCGATTCACGTCTAGAAGAAGCCGCATTTGCTCTCGCCGATGATGCGGTATCGCCCGTTATGCAACTTGGCGATCAATGGATCATCTTGCAAGCGGTTCGACGCATTGGTGAGACCATCCCAAGTCCGCAGGCGTTGCCTGCCATTCGAGAGCAAATCAGTGATCGAATTCGCGATCAAAAGATGAAAGGGGCCGCAACCGAGTTGTTTGCACGGTTGCAAGCCGACGCCCAAGTGAAGACAATTCTTGGCGATGCCGAAAAAATGAATCAATATCCTGGTGTGGCGGCGATCGTCAACGGTCAAGAGGTGACGATTGCCTCGGTTGGAGCCGAATGTGTGAAACGCCATGGAGAAGAAGTGCTTGACGGTGAAATCAACCGCAAACTCCTCACCCAAGCGTTACGAAAAGCGAACAAGCAAGTGACCGATGCCGATTTGCAAGCCGAGATCGAACGAGCAGCGCTCAGCTTCGGGTACATTCGCAAAGATCATCAACCCGATGTTCAGGCATGGATGGAGTCGATCACGGCGGACGGAAAGACGACCACGGAACTCTACATTCGCGATGCTGTTTGGCCCAGTGTTGCAATGAAAAAGTTGGTCGAAGAGTCGGTGACGTTAAGCGAAGAGGATCTGCAACAAGGCTTTGAGTCTGCCTATGGACCTCGAGTGGAAATCCTGGCGATCGTTCTGTCCGATCAGCGGACGGCACAGAAGGTATGGGAAATGGCTCGCGACAATCCGACCGATCACTTCTTTGGCGAATTGGCACAGCAATACAGCGTCGAGCCCGTCTCGTCGAGCAATATGGGCAAAGTCCCACCGATTCGCAAACATAGCGGTCAACCCGCCATTGAGCGAGAAGCGTTCGCAATGAAACCGGGTGATTTAAGCGGCATCGTTGTCACCGGCGACAAGTATATCGTGATGCGATGTCAAGGTTATACAACGCCAATCGTACAGAAAATGGAGGATGTGCGAGCCGAACTGGTCCGAGACTTGACAGAAACCAAAACGAATGTGGCGATGAATATCAAGTTCGAAGAGCTTCAAAACAGCGCCGAAATCGATAACTTTTTCGTCGCCGCAAAAGAGATTCCCAAGATGGCCAAGCAAAGCGCAACGACGACCCATTGA
- a CDS encoding AI-2E family transporter, whose protein sequence is MTKRRARKRPVDPKPASEPKPDLNPPADPPADPPTDPPADSEQKAKVPDAAPIANAARPPDIPSSVTDRLNRLPSLSRILSVVMLLLGIVAVGALFYRVMAGFFVPLFLSALLVVIFHPVYDWIYTRIGNRRRTAAVATTFLILTLVLMPIIVVLSVATSQFTSMVSQMNFRDIETALDRAREQVGISLPHAEKFRRLDQLTDAISASSLNDEQRAKLDSDTPLSEFIQVLSSFEQRSDNRELVEAELNEAENLIVFLQQEVDGPVTANAAATVAIDRLEELRRSLAPTKHGPLDLLLPEPSEGVEEQEEVVDQLTADEQFHQKSVIASAAIRSWMKILLGGSFRSQVKLVANPSAEDFKKLLVRARETLQPRFVSLTSATGSYFLQILIGMVVLVISVYFFLVDGAAMIRTLMRLSPLDDNYERRLLLEFDRTSRAVVLASALSALIQGILAGIGFWTLGFESVVLLFLATTLMALVPFLGAASVWVPATLWLGLVEQQWMEAGALAIYGVVIISSIDNVIKVYVLQGRSQLHPLFALLSVLGGVKVFGPIGILVGPMVVVFLQTLLEILNHELEQREEVGTSPASHGLETDR, encoded by the coding sequence ATGACGAAACGACGAGCAAGGAAACGGCCAGTCGATCCCAAGCCGGCATCGGAGCCCAAACCCGATCTTAATCCGCCCGCCGATCCGCCCGCCGATCCGCCCACCGATCCGCCAGCCGATTCGGAACAGAAGGCGAAGGTTCCCGACGCCGCTCCGATAGCGAACGCCGCTCGCCCACCAGACATTCCCAGCTCGGTAACCGATCGCTTGAACCGGCTCCCGTCGTTGTCAAGAATTCTGTCGGTCGTCATGTTGTTGCTTGGCATCGTGGCGGTTGGTGCATTGTTTTACCGGGTGATGGCCGGCTTTTTCGTGCCGTTGTTCCTCTCCGCTTTGCTAGTCGTCATCTTCCACCCCGTGTACGATTGGATCTATACCCGAATCGGGAATCGCCGGCGGACGGCCGCCGTTGCGACAACTTTTTTGATTTTGACCCTCGTGCTCATGCCAATCATTGTCGTCCTGTCCGTCGCGACGAGTCAGTTCACATCGATGGTTAGCCAGATGAATTTTAGGGATATTGAAACCGCCCTCGACCGAGCGCGAGAGCAAGTTGGTATTTCGCTTCCGCATGCCGAGAAATTCAGGCGGCTCGATCAATTGACCGATGCAATCAGCGCTTCATCCTTGAATGATGAGCAGCGAGCAAAGCTCGACTCGGACACCCCGCTAAGCGAATTCATTCAGGTATTGTCCTCTTTCGAGCAGCGGTCGGACAATCGGGAATTGGTCGAAGCCGAATTGAACGAAGCCGAGAATTTGATCGTTTTTTTACAGCAGGAAGTGGACGGTCCCGTGACCGCAAATGCTGCAGCGACCGTTGCAATCGACCGCCTCGAAGAACTGCGCCGCTCGCTTGCACCTACCAAGCATGGACCATTGGACCTGTTGTTGCCAGAGCCGAGCGAAGGCGTCGAAGAGCAGGAGGAAGTCGTCGACCAATTGACGGCGGACGAACAATTTCACCAGAAGAGTGTCATTGCATCAGCGGCAATTCGCTCTTGGATGAAAATACTGCTAGGTGGCTCCTTTCGTAGTCAAGTAAAATTGGTAGCGAATCCGAGCGCCGAAGATTTCAAAAAACTGTTGGTCCGCGCAAGAGAAACACTACAACCTCGCTTCGTCAGTCTGACCAGTGCAACGGGAAGCTATTTTCTGCAGATTTTGATTGGAATGGTTGTGTTGGTCATTTCGGTCTACTTCTTTTTGGTCGACGGTGCCGCCATGATCCGGACATTGATGCGGCTTAGCCCACTCGATGACAATTATGAAAGACGCTTGTTGCTAGAGTTTGATCGAACCAGTCGCGCGGTGGTTTTGGCGAGTGCGCTGAGTGCCTTGATACAAGGCATCTTGGCGGGCATCGGATTTTGGACGCTCGGATTTGAGTCGGTCGTACTATTGTTTTTAGCGACCACGTTGATGGCACTTGTCCCCTTTTTAGGGGCGGCATCGGTTTGGGTTCCAGCGACATTATGGTTAGGGCTGGTCGAACAGCAGTGGATGGAAGCTGGCGCGCTAGCAATCTATGGTGTTGTTATCATCTCATCGATTGACAATGTCATCAAGGTTTACGTGTTACAAGGACGATCCCAACTGCATCCGCTATTCGCACTGCTAAGTGTCTTGGGCGGTGTCAAAGTGTTCGGCCCAATTGGAATTCTCGTCGGGCCAATGGTTGTCGTGTTCTTGCAAACGTTGCTGGAAATCCTCAACCACGAATTAGAGCAACGAGAGGAAGTTGGAACATCGCCAGCAAGCCATGGCTTGGAAACCGATAGGTGA
- a CDS encoding PDZ domain-containing protein has product MNPKSIVMTFHHLRNPFFGVALFAMLVSTLMSDSSRAQDFEYRQLMSEAVRSAANEVLPSIVMVEVIGGTGGANGDVEQDAPTSGVVVDSDGYVIVSDIVVRRPSASLLVMLPDQTRHAAKVVAQDFHRHLVLLKMEAKSKLTAIDFPESASLEIGQTTVAVGRYGSDAAPLVSRGILSGQDRLDGVALQFDARISPSFYGGLLVDLHGNPLGISIPAVAAGGAEEATSWYDSGIAFAVPLSVIKKNLPRMKEGENIKKGLMGFVPNSKDPYENDTKVAAVRVRSPAESSGLKAGDVIKSIEGVKVQRQQEIRQVLGRFDAGDEIQMEIMRDGGSQTLQITLTDSIPPLTPQRLGVMAANISVDNPEDPEQERTKVVVEHIVPESPSDGKLEVGDVVLKLGEVPIANIDFLRRQLIASEEGKEIVLTIDRSGESRTVSVIPETIDASSIQKLPPDHSATSGKWKIEALKLPDSANEAAVLIPGDDEKRGPLGLLILLLNPGEDVSTKVLESWQKAAQELGVVVCAVMPESNERWQPKEIEVMAKFAASIQKSQSIDPQSVAIASPAAVAGGKAAAADSMAVAVALSSNHTFYGVAVAAKTRPPAVRLRENDAEASLQILLPIASKDELPTWAPTLQKTGFPVVRGGEVTQEDLLTWVRGLQAI; this is encoded by the coding sequence ATGAATCCGAAGTCCATCGTCATGACGTTTCATCACCTTCGCAACCCGTTCTTTGGTGTGGCATTATTCGCTATGCTGGTCTCGACACTCATGTCAGATTCCTCTCGCGCACAAGATTTTGAGTATCGCCAATTGATGTCTGAAGCGGTACGCAGTGCAGCAAATGAAGTTTTGCCGTCGATCGTGATGGTCGAAGTGATCGGCGGTACGGGAGGTGCAAATGGTGACGTCGAGCAGGACGCGCCAACAAGCGGAGTTGTCGTCGATTCGGACGGCTATGTGATCGTCTCGGACATTGTCGTTCGCCGTCCTTCGGCTAGCCTGCTTGTGATGCTGCCCGATCAAACCCGCCATGCGGCCAAGGTCGTTGCGCAAGACTTCCATCGCCATTTAGTGTTGTTGAAAATGGAAGCGAAGTCCAAATTGACCGCCATCGATTTTCCTGAATCGGCGTCCCTTGAAATCGGCCAAACCACGGTCGCAGTCGGACGTTACGGAAGTGATGCCGCACCACTTGTCAGCCGTGGTATTCTCAGCGGTCAAGATCGGCTCGATGGTGTTGCTCTGCAGTTTGACGCTCGAATTTCACCATCGTTCTACGGCGGATTGCTGGTCGATTTGCATGGCAATCCGCTTGGCATTTCGATTCCTGCAGTCGCGGCAGGCGGCGCCGAAGAGGCTACAAGTTGGTACGACTCAGGGATTGCATTCGCCGTCCCACTTTCGGTTATCAAAAAAAATCTACCACGAATGAAGGAAGGAGAAAACATCAAGAAAGGCTTGATGGGTTTCGTTCCCAACAGCAAAGATCCGTATGAAAACGACACCAAAGTGGCCGCGGTCCGAGTTCGCTCGCCTGCCGAATCGTCTGGATTGAAAGCGGGCGATGTGATCAAGTCGATTGAAGGTGTGAAGGTTCAGCGCCAACAAGAAATCCGCCAAGTGCTTGGCCGATTTGATGCCGGCGACGAGATCCAGATGGAAATCATGCGTGATGGTGGTTCGCAAACGTTGCAAATCACACTGACGGATTCCATCCCGCCGTTGACGCCACAGCGGCTCGGTGTGATGGCCGCAAATATTTCAGTCGACAATCCTGAAGATCCCGAGCAGGAAAGGACAAAGGTTGTCGTCGAACATATCGTTCCGGAAAGCCCCAGCGATGGAAAACTCGAAGTCGGCGACGTCGTCCTAAAACTCGGGGAAGTCCCGATTGCAAATATTGACTTTCTAAGGAGACAACTGATTGCGTCGGAAGAGGGCAAAGAGATTGTGTTGACAATTGACCGATCCGGTGAATCAAGGACGGTAAGCGTGATCCCGGAAACGATCGACGCGTCGTCCATCCAGAAATTGCCGCCGGATCATTCGGCAACATCGGGCAAGTGGAAAATCGAAGCACTAAAGTTGCCAGACTCCGCGAACGAGGCTGCCGTTTTAATTCCTGGCGACGATGAGAAACGAGGGCCATTGGGGTTGCTGATTCTGCTACTAAATCCAGGTGAAGACGTATCGACAAAGGTATTGGAATCGTGGCAAAAAGCTGCCCAGGAACTGGGGGTCGTGGTTTGTGCGGTGATGCCTGAATCGAATGAGCGTTGGCAGCCAAAAGAAATTGAAGTGATGGCGAAGTTTGCAGCTTCGATTCAAAAGAGCCAGTCGATTGATCCCCAATCCGTCGCGATCGCTTCACCCGCTGCGGTCGCAGGAGGCAAAGCCGCTGCGGCCGATTCGATGGCCGTGGCGGTTGCATTGTCGTCTAACCATACCTTCTATGGTGTCGCGGTTGCCGCGAAGACGCGTCCACCTGCGGTTCGCCTTCGTGAAAATGACGCAGAAGCATCGCTGCAGATCTTGTTGCCGATCGCTTCAAAAGATGAATTGCCTACCTGGGCACCAACCCTTCAAAAAACGGGGTTCCCCGTCGTCCGGGGTGGTGAAGTGACCCAAGAAGATTTGTTGACCTGGGTTCGAGGACTCCAAGCAATATGA
- a CDS encoding S1C family serine protease, whose product MNKMPYFARPTAMVFVFLATATNVCQAQPSLEQACEDAQARVVKVYGAGGIAGLEAYQSGFLISPEGHIATAWSYVLDVEPTVVLNDGQRFDSTIVGFEPALDLAVLKIEATGLPFFRIDDEIRVNWGDPVLAISNLFNIAAGQEPASVMQGSIASVSTLDARRGTFKTPYRGTVFILDLVANNPGAAGGALINGNGQLIGMLGKELRDRTTGVWLNYALPASTLRKTLGDIIAGRVTENIDPEEKMLPRDQSHSLATIGLILIPDILESTPAYVDDVAENSLAAKARLQPDDLILLINGRRIDGQRSIRQLLRTIDRRDPVELTIQRASEILSVMITP is encoded by the coding sequence ATGAATAAGATGCCCTATTTTGCTCGCCCGACCGCAATGGTCTTTGTGTTTTTGGCGACGGCTACCAATGTTTGCCAAGCGCAACCTTCACTGGAACAAGCCTGTGAAGACGCTCAAGCTCGCGTCGTAAAAGTTTATGGCGCTGGCGGGATCGCCGGGTTGGAAGCCTACCAAAGCGGCTTTTTGATTTCTCCCGAAGGCCATATCGCAACCGCTTGGAGCTACGTCCTCGACGTCGAACCTACGGTCGTATTGAACGATGGGCAACGCTTTGATTCCACCATCGTCGGCTTCGAACCGGCACTCGATTTGGCCGTTCTAAAGATCGAGGCTACGGGGCTGCCTTTCTTTCGCATTGATGACGAAATAAGAGTGAACTGGGGCGACCCTGTATTGGCCATCAGTAATCTATTTAACATTGCCGCTGGGCAAGAACCGGCAAGCGTGATGCAGGGGAGCATCGCATCGGTCTCGACACTCGATGCGCGGCGTGGGACCTTTAAAACGCCATACCGAGGAACCGTGTTCATACTCGATTTGGTCGCCAACAATCCTGGGGCTGCGGGCGGTGCTTTGATCAATGGAAACGGCCAATTGATAGGTATGCTTGGCAAAGAACTGCGTGATCGAACGACCGGCGTATGGCTCAACTATGCATTGCCTGCTTCCACGCTTCGGAAAACACTCGGCGACATCATTGCGGGCCGAGTGACCGAAAATATCGATCCCGAAGAGAAAATGTTACCCCGTGATCAATCGCATTCTTTGGCCACGATCGGCTTGATCTTGATTCCCGATATCTTGGAATCCACGCCAGCGTACGTTGATGACGTTGCCGAGAATAGTTTGGCGGCAAAGGCTCGATTGCAGCCCGATGATTTGATTCTGTTAATCAACGGACGCCGCATCGATGGACAACGTTCAATCCGTCAACTTTTGCGGACCATCGACCGCCGCGATCCTGTGGAGCTTACGATCCAACGCGCTTCCGAGATTCTTTCTGTAATGATCACGCCCTAA
- a CDS encoding protein kinase domain-containing protein produces MSSKPVSNDAHASALITLVLSNRELRDRLASMPADEQTVVLSGTVEKAFLSHPAWEKMANGADLETIELPEKPDPTETIRKQKLDCQDVGFVPLRKVATIGGIKGGVNGCEAEYRLVGQLGSGGTGIVYQAHQRAIDREVAIKVLRDHLAVDPTSRDRFLSEARVIGGLDHPNVIALHEVCVDQDGGLFYSMKRIDGASWDQQIKEKSVKENVQILTRVADAIRYAHSRGLVHRDIKPENVMLGRFGEVLLADWGLAVQYEARDPLIDKQDCSSQANRHTIGGTPAYMAPELARGDYRQVSFQTDVYLLGAILFQIKTGYPPHHGETLLECIQAAAENKIRPTNVKTELLDIAMKAMSTDPADRYPNVDAFLAAIHQQREHEESTRLVKRVEEHLTTATAENHYEAFRVSGALLAEALEIWPENRRALDIRDQLNLEFARVATKQGDLDLALSLYDAAGHGTSERAARVRRERDLRLENREKESRYSVLFTQSPEAGLLVRMSSGRVIEANQQFSDLMGYREDEIVGKLMSKLNVWVSEKQRDELISRLEKNGRIDNFEGVFKHRNGTRIDVLISGRIASLNGEMVLLSSIRDISLRKKAENELRQSRRRLRELQALAGLATWSYDVQSKEIVWNDEAFALAGRKPDQGVPSFDEYLKVIHPDDRRRMKEAITQAIKSGAAYEIKVRQKGVHNRYRTLIVRGQPIFDETGKTIEVYGVLIPQKDG; encoded by the coding sequence ATGTCGTCCAAACCCGTTTCTAACGATGCTCATGCCTCGGCTTTGATCACCCTTGTTTTGAGCAACCGCGAATTGCGGGATCGCTTGGCGTCAATGCCCGCAGATGAGCAAACCGTGGTTCTATCGGGAACGGTGGAAAAAGCGTTTTTGTCACATCCTGCTTGGGAAAAGATGGCGAACGGGGCGGACCTTGAAACCATCGAGTTGCCCGAAAAGCCGGATCCAACGGAAACGATCCGAAAGCAGAAGTTGGATTGCCAGGATGTTGGATTCGTCCCTCTGAGAAAGGTTGCCACAATCGGAGGCATCAAAGGGGGAGTCAACGGATGCGAGGCGGAATACCGATTGGTTGGCCAACTCGGATCCGGCGGCACTGGGATCGTTTACCAAGCTCATCAACGCGCCATCGATCGCGAGGTGGCCATTAAAGTGCTTCGCGACCATTTAGCGGTCGACCCTACATCGAGAGACCGTTTTCTTAGTGAAGCACGTGTGATTGGAGGACTCGATCACCCCAATGTCATTGCCTTGCATGAAGTTTGCGTCGACCAGGATGGTGGATTGTTCTATTCGATGAAGCGAATTGATGGAGCAAGTTGGGATCAACAGATCAAGGAGAAGTCGGTCAAAGAAAATGTCCAAATCTTGACTCGCGTGGCGGATGCGATTCGTTATGCGCACTCGCGTGGACTCGTCCACCGCGACATCAAACCTGAAAACGTTATGCTCGGGCGGTTCGGTGAAGTGCTACTTGCGGATTGGGGATTGGCGGTCCAGTATGAAGCGAGAGATCCGCTGATTGACAAACAGGATTGTTCTTCACAGGCGAATCGGCATACGATCGGCGGCACGCCTGCGTACATGGCTCCCGAGTTGGCGAGAGGTGACTATCGACAGGTCTCGTTCCAAACCGATGTTTATCTTCTCGGAGCGATTCTATTCCAAATCAAAACGGGCTATCCACCCCATCATGGCGAGACGTTACTCGAATGCATCCAGGCGGCCGCCGAAAACAAAATCCGCCCGACCAACGTGAAAACGGAACTGCTTGACATCGCGATGAAGGCGATGTCCACGGACCCAGCCGACCGGTATCCAAATGTGGACGCGTTCTTAGCAGCGATCCATCAACAACGCGAACATGAGGAAAGCACGCGACTTGTCAAGCGTGTCGAAGAACATTTGACAACGGCGACCGCGGAGAACCATTACGAAGCGTTTCGCGTTTCGGGCGCGTTACTGGCTGAAGCACTGGAAATTTGGCCGGAGAATCGCCGCGCCTTGGATATCCGCGATCAGCTGAATCTCGAATTCGCTCGTGTAGCGACTAAACAAGGTGATCTCGACTTGGCATTGTCGCTCTATGATGCAGCGGGACATGGGACGAGTGAACGGGCGGCGCGAGTACGTCGTGAACGAGATCTACGGCTGGAAAACCGAGAAAAGGAATCTCGCTATAGTGTTTTGTTTACCCAGTCTCCCGAGGCGGGGCTGTTGGTGAGAATGTCGTCAGGTCGTGTCATCGAAGCGAATCAACAATTCAGCGACTTGATGGGATATCGAGAGGACGAAATAGTTGGAAAGTTGATGTCTAAACTCAATGTTTGGGTTTCCGAAAAGCAGCGAGACGAGTTGATTTCTCGATTGGAAAAGAATGGTCGAATCGATAATTTTGAAGGGGTCTTCAAGCATCGCAATGGAACTCGTATTGATGTTTTGATTAGCGGTCGCATTGCGAGTTTGAACGGCGAGATGGTTCTGCTTTCAAGTATTCGAGACATCTCGCTGCGAAAGAAAGCCGAAAACGAGCTGAGGCAAAGCCGCCGCCGACTTCGCGAGCTACAAGCCTTGGCGGGGCTAGCGACCTGGTCTTACGACGTGCAGAGCAAAGAGATTGTTTGGAATGATGAGGCCTTTGCATTGGCCGGCCGCAAGCCTGATCAAGGAGTTCCGAGTTTCGACGAATACCTCAAAGTGATTCACCCGGATGACCGCCGACGGATGAAAGAAGCGATCACTCAAGCGATCAAATCGGGTGCCGCTTATGAGATCAAAGTCCGCCAGAAAGGCGTTCATAACCGCTATCGCACGCTCATTGTTCGCGGCCAACCGATCTTCGATGAAACGGGCAAGACGATTGAAGTTTACGGCGTGTTGATCCCGCAAAAGGACGGCTGA